Proteins encoded together in one Caldicellulosiruptor saccharolyticus DSM 8903 window:
- a CDS encoding DsrE family protein, whose amino-acid sequence MNGLKVLFHINELSRWQIVLGNITNLLNDVGQDNAHIEVVINGEAVSIFKDKCKQVESGNLCSISSNLSLLEQMEELSKIGVKFVACRNALKGQSIDENSLPDFVTVVPVGITEIVRKQAEGYAYIKP is encoded by the coding sequence ATGAATGGCTTGAAGGTTCTCTTCCATATTAACGAATTAAGCAGGTGGCAGATAGTGCTTGGAAATATCACCAATCTTTTGAATGATGTTGGGCAAGACAATGCTCACATTGAAGTAGTGATTAATGGTGAGGCAGTTTCTATTTTTAAAGATAAATGTAAGCAAGTAGAAAGTGGTAATTTGTGCAGTATATCATCTAATTTATCGCTTTTAGAGCAGATGGAGGAATTATCCAAAATAGGTGTAAAATTTGTAGCATGTCGAAATGCTCTGAAAGGCCAATCTATCGATGAAAATAGCCTTCCTGATTTTGTGACAGTTGTGCCAGTTGGCATAACAGAAATTGTCAGGAAACAGGCAGAAGGGTATGCCTATATCAAGCCTTGA
- a CDS encoding TatD family hydrolase encodes MKEIVDSHVHVSLLPFEGWENMSLAGVRKVIGCSLFFGAKHAETLFDHFHQMLTLSMSIAAKNGIKLYVTIGIHPMGIPDDWTRVIDALPDYLKMSGIVGLGEIGLHEGNKREQEVLYEQLKIAKEYGAAVILHTPPENRIEITNKTIEIAAKVGIEPRKVIIDHANLDIIDLIEDFGAVPGLTIRQDGLTPQVLLNHLERFQRGVLNSDYSNLRPNDPLSVPKTVRYLELNRACPEIIERIARYNAEEVFGI; translated from the coding sequence ATGAAAGAAATAGTAGATTCTCATGTACATGTTTCATTGCTTCCATTTGAAGGATGGGAAAATATGTCCCTGGCAGGAGTAAGGAAAGTTATTGGCTGCTCGCTATTTTTTGGGGCAAAACATGCCGAAACGCTCTTTGACCACTTCCATCAGATGTTAACTCTTTCTATGAGTATTGCTGCTAAAAATGGTATTAAACTTTACGTCACCATTGGAATTCACCCAATGGGAATACCGGACGATTGGACCAGAGTGATCGATGCTCTTCCAGACTATCTTAAAATGAGTGGTATTGTTGGGCTTGGTGAGATTGGGCTTCATGAGGGAAACAAGCGGGAACAGGAAGTCCTCTATGAGCAATTGAAAATTGCCAAGGAATATGGGGCTGCAGTAATTCTTCATACTCCGCCAGAAAACAGGATTGAAATTACCAATAAAACAATTGAGATTGCTGCAAAGGTAGGAATTGAACCTCGAAAAGTGATAATAGACCATGCTAATTTAGATATTATTGACCTGATTGAAGACTTTGGTGCTGTGCCCGGTCTTACAATTCGCCAAGATGGTCTTACTCCTCAAGTGTTGCTGAATCATCTGGAACGTTTCCAACGAGGAGTACTTAATAGCGACTACAGTAATCTCAGACCCAATGACCCACTGAGTGTGCCCAAGACAGTAAGATACTTAGAATTGAATCGAGCTTGCCCAGAAATTATTGAGCGAATCGCAAGATACAATGCTGAGGAAGTTTTTGGCATTTAA